The Verrucomicrobiia bacterium genome includes a window with the following:
- the hisD gene encoding histidinol dehydrogenase, producing the protein MNIIRHTDADFAERMKALTAPSGLFDPVVEERTRAIIEAVKARGDAALLEMAEKFDKAKLTADGLAVTLPEMLAASLAADDSLRTAVAAAIRNIENFSRKALRKNWSAKNSQGGKVGEKFDAFTRVGIYIPAGAAPLASTCLMTITLARVAGCKEIVVCSPCDASGQINPALLFAARAAGATEIYRVGGAQAIAAMALGTNTIRRVRKIFGPGGDYVVMAKRLLFGHVAIDLLPGPSEVLVLADETANPKFAAADLLAQAEHGSGHERVWLITTSGKMLKAVEREIAKQLPKLSRRNYIQRALDHNGWLIQVKTLDDAVNLTNQLAPEHCEIMTRGAAKVAEKILTAGAIFLGDYSPTVVGDYMAGPSHTLPTGGAGASFAGLTVDQFQRRTSVVEFNRGALKKSLPIVKKFAEVEGLTAHGRSAEIRS; encoded by the coding sequence ATGAATATTATCCGCCATACGGATGCCGACTTCGCCGAGCGCATGAAAGCGCTCACCGCGCCGTCGGGTTTGTTCGATCCCGTCGTCGAAGAACGCACCCGCGCAATCATCGAAGCGGTGAAGGCTCGCGGCGATGCGGCGCTGCTCGAAATGGCGGAGAAGTTCGACAAGGCGAAACTCACTGCGGACGGTCTTGCGGTCACGCTGCCGGAAATGCTGGCGGCTTCCCTTGCGGCGGACGATTCGTTGCGCACCGCGGTCGCGGCGGCGATCCGCAATATCGAAAATTTCAGCCGCAAAGCCTTGCGCAAAAATTGGTCGGCGAAGAATTCGCAGGGCGGCAAGGTCGGCGAAAAGTTCGATGCTTTCACGCGTGTGGGCATATATATACCAGCGGGCGCGGCGCCTTTGGCGTCCACGTGCCTGATGACGATCACGCTCGCGCGGGTTGCCGGTTGCAAAGAAATCGTCGTGTGCTCGCCCTGCGATGCGAGCGGACAAATCAATCCGGCGCTTCTGTTCGCGGCGCGCGCGGCTGGAGCAACGGAAATTTATCGCGTCGGCGGCGCACAAGCCATTGCCGCGATGGCGCTCGGTACCAATACAATTCGCCGCGTGCGGAAAATTTTTGGGCCGGGCGGCGATTACGTCGTGATGGCCAAGCGGCTGCTCTTCGGCCACGTGGCGATTGATTTGTTGCCGGGGCCGAGCGAAGTGCTCGTGCTGGCCGATGAAACCGCGAATCCAAAATTCGCCGCCGCCGATCTGCTCGCGCAGGCCGAGCACGGTTCTGGCCACGAACGTGTGTGGCTCATCACCACGTCGGGCAAGATGCTCAAGGCCGTCGAACGCGAAATCGCGAAGCAACTGCCGAAACTTTCCCGCCGCAATTACATTCAGCGGGCGCTCGATCACAACGGCTGGCTCATCCAGGTCAAGACGCTCGACGACGCCGTAAATCTCACGAACCAGCTTGCGCCGGAACACTGCGAAATTATGACCCGCGGCGCGGCGAAGGTGGCGGAAAAAATCCTCACGGCGGGCGCGATCTTTTTGGGCGATTATTCACCAACCGTCGTGGGTGATTATATGGCCGGGCCGAGCCACACGCTGCCGACCGGCGGTGCGGGCGCGTCGTTCGCGGGATTGACGGTGGACCAATTTCAACGCCGCACGAGCGTCGTGGAATTCAATCGCGGCGCGCTGAAAAAATCGCTGCCAATCGTGAAAAAATTTGCCGAAGTGGAAGGGTTGACCGCACATGGCCGCAGCGCGGAGATACGTTCCTGA
- a CDS encoding pseudouridine synthase yields MPTYSNIAAYKFAPLMELRPLRARLLALCREWNLRGTILLSPEGINLFAAGEPDKIELLLVELRNIPGLETLQPKISASDHQPFNRMLVRLKKEIIAFGVEGIDPSRRTSPKLSASTLKQWLDEGRPVTLLDTRNDYEVKLGTFKNALPIGIDHFRDFPAAVAKLPFAMKEQPIVMFCTGGIRCEKAGPFMEREGFKNIFQLDGGILKYFEECGGTHYDGECFVFDQRVGVDPMLHETDSTQCFQCLTPLNAADQKDSRYIAGKSCPYCAKTTAEEDALKLAHRHELIRRAVTPLPGSVAYDNYRPLTVPPYCDGFTVIEFLCAILSHVPRENWDALCAQELVVDHALQPVAASHRVHAGERYARKEPDNVEPGVNANIQILHEDEALIVVNKPAPLPMHAGGRFNRNSLEYILHRAYHPQKPRAAHRLDANTSGVLLVTRTRHFAAGLQPQFARGEVEKVYLVRAQGSPESDAFFCDAPISDEPGAVGTRTVDVETGLPARTEFRVLHRHADGTTLLEARPLTGRTNQIRVHLWQMGMPVCGDPVYLRDKKIGTTQTLGVNDPPLCLHAWRISFVHPLHQKRTEFTAPPPDWVGVELVGQDLPGVEIRF; encoded by the coding sequence ATGCCGACATACAGCAACATTGCCGCTTATAAATTTGCGCCGCTGATGGAACTGCGTCCGTTGCGCGCGCGACTCCTGGCGCTTTGCCGCGAGTGGAATTTGCGGGGAACGATTTTGTTGAGCCCGGAAGGCATCAATCTTTTTGCCGCGGGCGAGCCGGATAAAATCGAGTTGCTGCTCGTCGAACTGCGAAATATTCCCGGTCTGGAAACCTTGCAGCCAAAGATAAGCGCGAGCGATCATCAGCCGTTCAATCGCATGCTCGTGCGGCTCAAAAAGGAAATCATCGCATTCGGCGTCGAGGGCATTGACCCGTCGCGGCGCACCTCGCCAAAACTTTCCGCGAGCACACTCAAGCAATGGCTCGATGAAGGCCGGCCCGTCACGCTGCTCGACACCCGCAACGACTACGAGGTGAAGCTGGGCACTTTTAAAAATGCGCTGCCCATCGGCATTGATCATTTTCGCGATTTTCCGGCGGCGGTTGCCAAGTTGCCGTTCGCGATGAAGGAGCAGCCCATCGTCATGTTTTGCACGGGCGGAATTCGTTGCGAAAAGGCGGGGCCGTTCATGGAGCGCGAAGGTTTTAAAAATATTTTCCAGCTCGACGGTGGCATCCTGAAATATTTTGAGGAATGTGGCGGCACGCATTACGACGGTGAATGTTTTGTCTTTGATCAGCGCGTGGGCGTGGACCCGATGTTGCATGAAACCGATTCCACGCAATGTTTTCAATGTCTCACGCCGCTCAATGCCGCGGATCAAAAAGATTCGCGTTACATCGCGGGAAAATCCTGTCCCTATTGCGCGAAAACGACTGCCGAGGAGGACGCTCTCAAACTCGCACATCGCCACGAATTGATTCGCCGGGCGGTGACGCCGCTGCCCGGAAGCGTGGCGTACGATAACTATCGCCCGCTCACCGTGCCGCCGTATTGCGATGGTTTTACCGTCATCGAATTCTTGTGCGCGATTCTCTCGCATGTGCCGCGAGAAAATTGGGACGCACTTTGCGCGCAGGAATTGGTGGTGGATCATGCGTTGCAACCGGTCGCAGCTTCGCATCGTGTCCACGCGGGCGAACGCTATGCGCGCAAGGAGCCGGACAATGTCGAACCCGGCGTCAATGCGAATATCCAAATCCTCCACGAGGACGAGGCTTTGATTGTGGTGAACAAACCCGCGCCACTGCCGATGCACGCGGGCGGACGCTTCAATCGCAACTCGCTCGAATATATTTTGCATCGCGCGTATCATCCGCAAAAACCGCGCGCGGCGCATCGCCTTGATGCCAATACCAGCGGCGTGCTGCTCGTCACGCGGACGCGCCATTTTGCCGCCGGGTTGCAACCGCAATTCGCGCGCGGTGAAGTTGAAAAAGTTTATCTCGTGCGCGCGCAAGGTTCGCCGGAGAGCGACGCATTTTTTTGTGATGCGCCCATCAGTGACGAACCCGGCGCGGTCGGCACGCGCACGGTGGATGTTGAAACGGGTTTGCCCGCGCGGACGGAATTTCGGGTTTTGCATCGCCATGCAGACGGCACGACGTTGCTTGAAGCCCGGCCGCTTACCGGTCGCACAAACCAAATCCGCGTGCATCTCTGGCAGATGGGCATGCCGGTGTGCGGCGATCCGGTTTACTTGCGCGACAAAAAAATCGGCACGACGCAAACGCTGGGTGTGAACGATCCGCCGTTGTGTTTGCATGCGTGGCGAATTTCATTTGTCCATCCGCTGCATCAAAAGCGCACGGAATTTACCGCGCCGCCACCGGATTGGGTAGGAGTGGAATTAGTTGGCCAAGACTTGCCGGGTGTCGAAATTCGGTTTTAA
- the pyrF gene encoding orotidine-5'-phosphate decarboxylase: MQNPIIVALDVPDAKTALALATEVAPAVGAFKIGSELFTSAGPDIVRCIRKTGASVFLDLKFHDIPNTVAKAVASTTRLDVQMLTIHTCGGSEMMRVAEESAQKTAREMGRTPPLVLGVTVLTSMDDANLGEVGVGAKMVEQVGRLASLAAKFGIRGLVCSPLEISTLRKIIPATMQLVTPGIRSANAKADDQKRTLSPKEALAAGANWLVIGRPIYAAENPHKAAEEILASLKA; this comes from the coding sequence ATGCAAAATCCGATCATTGTTGCGCTGGACGTGCCTGATGCAAAAACCGCGCTGGCACTCGCGACTGAAGTGGCGCCGGCGGTGGGAGCGTTTAAAATTGGCAGCGAACTTTTCACGAGCGCGGGGCCGGACATCGTTCGCTGTATTCGCAAAACGGGCGCCTCGGTTTTTCTCGATCTCAAGTTTCACGACATTCCAAATACCGTAGCCAAAGCCGTTGCCTCCACCACGCGATTGGATGTGCAGATGCTGACGATTCACACTTGTGGCGGTTCGGAAATGATGCGCGTGGCCGAGGAATCCGCGCAAAAGACCGCGCGCGAAATGGGACGGACTCCGCCGCTCGTTCTGGGTGTCACCGTCTTGACGAGCATGGACGATGCGAATCTTGGCGAGGTTGGCGTGGGCGCGAAAATGGTGGAGCAGGTCGGACGGCTTGCAAGTCTCGCCGCGAAATTCGGCATTCGCGGACTCGTGTGTTCGCCGCTGGAAATTTCCACGTTGCGAAAAATCATTCCGGCCACGATGCAGTTGGTGACGCCGGGGATTCGCAGCGCGAATGCGAAGGCGGATGATCAAAAGCGCACGCTGAGTCCGAAAGAGGCGTTGGCGGCGGGCGCGAATTGGCTGGTGATCGGGCGTCCGATTTATGCGGCGGAAAATCCGCACAAGGCGGCGGAGGAGATTTTGGCTTCGTTGAAAGCATAA
- a CDS encoding thioredoxin domain-containing protein: MIFGLGALALALAAWKLTPNKSQTDFIVTNPISSETATTHSHTNRLAREKSPYLLQHQYNPVDWYPWGEEAFAKARAENKPIFLSIGYSTCHWCHVMERESFEKDDVARYLNEHFVSIKVDREERPDVDKIYMTFVQSTTGSGGWPLNCFLTPDLKPFFGGTYFPPENKYGRPSFMQMLAQIVKLWETKHGAVADSANDLHARLEAMTEKTAVEGIALDASVLTNAAAQFKQTFDPRNGGFGGAPKFPQPSQPSFLLREGTRTGDDDAVRMVLQTCDRMAAGGIYDQLGGGFSRYSVDAEWLVPHFEKMLYDNAQLVNLYLDAYLVSGETRYADTARDIIRYVLRDMTHPGGGFYSAEDADSEGKEGKFYCWTRTELSHLLTPEEFNVAVRYFGVTEQGNFVDHSDPQPLPNQNVLSIVEPNLPKADEPLLQAAKEKMFAARSKRVRPHLDDKVLASWNGLMLSALAQAYAVLGDEIYRAAAEKNLAFIQAKLWDAKTGTLYHRWRDGERDSVQLQPAYAFLLAGVLDLYEATLDPKQLDFAIALADGMMARFYDQQDGGFWQSPNDAPDLILRVKDDYDGAEPSGNSVATLALFKLAAITDRADYRHAAESGLKLDAERLQKFPQAVPYMLMALDFSLEEPKRVVIAGDAGHADAKTLLRAAHSVYQPGKVVLGTSGAVEAFAKTLPAANGAVFYLCIGTACQPPTSDVARVKEMLKKN, encoded by the coding sequence ATGATTTTTGGATTAGGCGCGCTCGCGCTGGCGTTGGCCGCGTGGAAATTAACACCGAACAAATCTCAGACTGATTTTATTGTGACGAATCCTATTTCATCCGAAACCGCGACGACGCATTCGCATACAAACCGGCTCGCGCGCGAGAAATCGCCTTACTTGCTGCAGCATCAATATAATCCGGTGGATTGGTATCCGTGGGGCGAGGAGGCGTTCGCAAAGGCGCGCGCGGAAAACAAACCGATTTTCCTGAGCATCGGTTATTCGACCTGCCATTGGTGTCATGTGATGGAGCGCGAATCGTTCGAGAAGGACGACGTGGCGCGCTATCTCAACGAGCATTTTGTCAGCATCAAAGTGGATCGCGAGGAGCGGCCGGACGTGGACAAGATTTACATGACGTTCGTGCAATCCACGACTGGCAGCGGCGGCTGGCCGTTGAATTGTTTTCTTACACCCGATCTGAAACCGTTTTTCGGCGGCACTTATTTTCCGCCGGAGAATAAATATGGCCGACCCAGCTTCATGCAGATGCTCGCGCAAATCGTGAAGCTTTGGGAAACGAAGCATGGCGCGGTCGCCGATTCGGCGAACGATTTGCACGCGCGGCTCGAAGCGATGACTGAAAAAACGGCGGTCGAAGGCATCGCGCTCGATGCGTCCGTGTTGACGAATGCGGCGGCGCAATTCAAGCAGACTTTCGATCCGCGCAATGGCGGTTTTGGCGGTGCGCCGAAATTTCCACAACCGAGCCAGCCGTCATTCTTATTGCGCGAAGGCACGCGCACGGGCGATGACGACGCCGTGCGCATGGTGCTTCAGACTTGCGATCGCATGGCGGCGGGCGGCATTTACGATCAGTTGGGCGGCGGGTTTTCGCGTTACTCGGTGGATGCCGAATGGCTTGTGCCGCATTTCGAGAAGATGCTTTATGACAATGCCCAGTTGGTGAATCTGTATCTCGATGCGTATCTCGTGAGCGGCGAAACGCGCTACGCCGACACGGCGCGCGACATTATTCGTTACGTATTGCGCGACATGACGCATCCCGGTGGTGGATTTTATTCAGCGGAAGACGCGGACAGCGAAGGCAAGGAAGGAAAATTTTATTGCTGGACGCGAACCGAGCTGTCGCACCTGCTGACGCCGGAAGAATTCAACGTGGCGGTGCGCTACTTCGGCGTGACCGAGCAGGGAAATTTTGTGGATCACAGCGACCCTCAACCGCTGCCGAATCAAAATGTGTTGAGTATTGTTGAGCCGAATTTGCCGAAGGCGGATGAACCGTTGTTACAGGCCGCTAAGGAAAAAATGTTTGCGGCTCGCAGCAAACGGGTGCGACCGCATCTCGACGACAAGGTGCTGGCGTCGTGGAACGGGCTGATGTTAAGCGCACTGGCGCAGGCGTACGCGGTGCTTGGCGATGAAATATATCGCGCGGCGGCGGAAAAAAATCTCGCGTTCATCCAGGCAAAATTATGGGATGCAAAAACGGGAACGCTTTATCATCGCTGGCGCGACGGCGAACGGGACTCGGTGCAGTTGCAACCGGCATACGCATTTTTGCTGGCGGGCGTGCTGGATTTGTATGAGGCAACGCTGGACCCAAAGCAGCTTGATTTTGCGATCGCTTTGGCGGATGGGATGATGGCGCGCTTTTATGACCAGCAGGACGGCGGTTTCTGGCAGAGTCCGAATGACGCGCCGGATTTGATCTTGCGCGTGAAGGACGATTACGATGGCGCGGAGCCCTCGGGCAATTCCGTCGCCACGCTCGCGCTATTCAAGCTCGCGGCGATCACCGACCGCGCGGATTACCGGCATGCGGCGGAGAGCGGTTTGAAATTGGACGCGGAACGGTTGCAAAAATTTCCCCAAGCTGTGCCGTATATGTTGATGGCGCTGGATTTTTCGCTCGAAGAACCGAAGCGCGTCGTGATCGCGGGAGATGCTGGCCACGCGGATGCGAAAACTTTATTGCGCGCGGCGCATTCGGTTTATCAACCGGGCAAGGTCGTGCTGGGAACGAGTGGGGCAGTGGAGGCGTTTGCGAAGACCTTGCCAGCGGCCAATGGCGCGGTGTTCTATTTGTGCATTGGCACGGCGTGTCAGCCGCCGACCAGCGATGTGGCGCGAGTGAAAGAAATGTTGAAGAAGAATTAA
- a CDS encoding Rrf2 family transcriptional regulator — MKLSAKSDYAARAVIGLARHYASGESVRVEDLAVQEGIPQNYLVQILIELKSQQIVKSLRGKEGGYLLARAPAEITMADVLRCVHGEVFDSPALADPHCPPELRAAWKKLQAALDASAGAITFQNLLDESADKEKMYYI; from the coding sequence ATGAAACTCTCCGCCAAGAGCGATTACGCCGCGCGCGCTGTCATCGGCCTCGCGCGCCACTACGCCTCCGGCGAATCCGTGCGCGTCGAAGACCTCGCGGTGCAGGAAGGCATCCCGCAAAATTATCTGGTGCAGATTCTGATCGAATTGAAGTCGCAGCAGATCGTGAAAAGTTTACGCGGAAAAGAAGGCGGTTACCTGCTGGCTCGCGCGCCCGCGGAAATCACTATGGCCGATGTGCTGCGCTGCGTGCATGGCGAGGTGTTTGATTCACCCGCGCTTGCTGATCCGCATTGCCCGCCCGAACTCCGCGCCGCGTGGAAAAAACTTCAGGCCGCGCTCGATGCCTCCGCCGGTGCCATCACCTTTCAAAACCTGCTCGACGAAAGCGCCGACAAGGAAAAGATGTATTATATCTGA
- a CDS encoding RluA family pseudouridine synthase: MAKPKNVELNEGEIIIPILYEDRAILALDKPAGWMLAPDSWDRTGRNLQLALHSSINAGDFWAHSRNLRFLRFIHRLDAETTGITLFAKSPGALRAYSELFEERKVEKKYLAVVHGLPQAPEWVCRFPLIADPATKGRMRAIKKPSATPSEDEKDAETHFKVLQTLKDTALVEARPTTGRTHQIRVHLAAATHPIVGDPLYGTDAAAESKGRQRLALRAVKLSYPDPFQKRPIYIQAPVENFLREYGFDPTKYSPR, translated from the coding sequence GTGGCCAAGCCCAAAAATGTCGAACTCAATGAAGGTGAAATCATCATCCCGATTTTATACGAAGACCGCGCCATCCTCGCGCTCGACAAACCCGCCGGCTGGATGCTCGCGCCGGACTCGTGGGACCGCACCGGCCGCAATCTCCAACTCGCGCTGCACTCCTCCATCAACGCCGGCGATTTTTGGGCGCACTCGCGCAACCTGAGATTTCTCCGCTTCATCCATCGCCTCGACGCCGAGACCACTGGCATTACCCTCTTCGCGAAAAGTCCCGGCGCACTTCGCGCCTATAGTGAGCTTTTTGAAGAGCGCAAGGTCGAGAAAAAATATCTCGCCGTCGTGCATGGCCTTCCGCAAGCGCCCGAATGGGTCTGCCGCTTCCCGCTCATCGCCGATCCCGCGACCAAAGGCCGCATGCGCGCAATCAAGAAGCCCAGCGCCACGCCTTCGGAAGACGAGAAGGACGCCGAAACCCATTTCAAAGTTTTGCAAACCTTGAAAGACACCGCGCTCGTCGAAGCGCGTCCCACCACCGGACGCACCCACCAGATCCGCGTGCATCTCGCCGCCGCGACCCATCCCATCGTCGGCGATCCGCTCTACGGCACGGACGCCGCCGCCGAATCAAAGGGCCGCCAACGCCTCGCCTTGCGCGCCGTGAAACTTTCCTACCCCGATCCATTTCAAAAACGCCCGATTTACATCCAGGCGCCGGTCGAAAATTTCCTCCGCGAATACGGCTTCGATCCAACTAAGTATTCACCCCGATAA
- a CDS encoding DUF4956 domain-containing protein, whose amino-acid sequence MDDFLSIYGSTRWLDAEQIFLALLVPFLLASVLATVYRWTFQSISYSRSFIHTMVLSSMIVSMVIMAVGDSFARGLGILGSLAIVRFRTPVRDPRDMVFLYACMGVGIACGAAAFGVAIISTFTISLAVLLLHWSPFASRRAHEALLRYVVPAKFSADDKVKNVLRATCATFSLIAVREVGQGDLVECCYQVRLLDPSYQLDVVQGLRKIPDLTEPNLLLQRTTVEL is encoded by the coding sequence ATGGATGACTTTCTTTCAATCTACGGCAGCACGCGCTGGCTGGACGCGGAACAGATCTTTCTTGCGCTGCTGGTGCCGTTTCTTTTGGCCAGCGTGCTTGCCACGGTTTACCGCTGGACCTTCCAAAGCATTTCCTACTCGCGCTCCTTTATTCATACGATGGTGCTCAGCAGCATGATCGTGAGCATGGTCATCATGGCCGTGGGCGATAGCTTTGCTCGCGGACTCGGCATCCTTGGTTCGCTGGCCATCGTGCGTTTCCGAACCCCCGTCCGCGACCCGCGCGACATGGTTTTTCTATATGCCTGCATGGGTGTCGGCATCGCCTGTGGCGCCGCCGCTTTCGGAGTGGCGATCATCAGCACCTTTACCATCAGCCTCGCCGTGTTGCTGCTTCACTGGTCGCCTTTTGCCTCGCGCCGCGCCCATGAAGCGCTCCTCCGTTACGTCGTGCCCGCGAAGTTCAGCGCCGACGACAAGGTAAAAAATGTTCTGCGCGCGACCTGCGCGACCTTCTCACTGATCGCCGTGCGTGAAGTCGGCCAGGGCGACTTGGTCGAATGCTGCTATCAAGTCCGCTTGCTCGATCCGTCCTACCAACTCGACGTCGTCCAGGGCCTCCGCAAAATTCCCGACCTGACCGAACCGAACCTTCTGCTCCAGCGCACCACAGTGGAATTGTGA
- a CDS encoding polyphosphate polymerase domain-containing protein, giving the protein MIEKPYKSREEDLLAPLSVPAEGVIVPVQFSRPPLPIPPPATQEESESAEEYAGRYELKYVIPPALVPSIREYIRPHCEMDPHCANENSEYTITTLQLDSPNLALHYAKLWDFIDRFKLRVRTYEPIGSAPVFMEVKAKFRTTVVKYRSEIPFECWGEHLFSGETIKGVHFKTSKESENFFQFLRLTKQIGARPIMLIRYARESYFGKNDHYSRVTFDRKLQYQQTYAWDCWGRNGTWRSLDKTLDQTRRHDQEYNFSGVILELKTLSDVPRWMRNMVQDLNLTRQGHCKFSNAIWAESIFRSTPWTPEYEVDYLRYL; this is encoded by the coding sequence GTGATCGAAAAACCTTACAAATCTCGGGAAGAAGACTTGCTGGCGCCATTATCAGTTCCTGCGGAAGGCGTGATCGTACCCGTGCAATTTTCGCGTCCGCCGCTTCCCATCCCTCCGCCTGCCACCCAGGAAGAGAGCGAGTCGGCGGAGGAATACGCCGGCCGCTATGAGCTTAAATACGTCATTCCGCCCGCGCTCGTTCCCAGCATTCGGGAATACATCCGGCCCCACTGCGAGATGGATCCCCATTGCGCCAATGAGAATTCGGAATACACCATCACGACCTTGCAGTTGGACTCGCCCAACCTCGCCCTTCATTACGCCAAGCTCTGGGATTTTATTGATCGCTTCAAACTCCGGGTGCGCACTTACGAACCCATCGGCAGCGCTCCCGTTTTCATGGAAGTGAAAGCCAAGTTTCGGACCACCGTCGTCAAGTATCGTTCAGAAATTCCCTTTGAATGCTGGGGCGAGCATCTGTTCAGCGGCGAAACCATCAAGGGCGTCCATTTCAAGACCAGCAAGGAGTCCGAGAATTTTTTCCAATTTTTACGGCTGACCAAACAGATCGGGGCGCGTCCCATCATGCTCATCCGTTACGCGCGCGAAAGTTACTTCGGCAAAAACGATCACTACTCGCGCGTCACCTTCGACCGCAAGCTTCAGTACCAGCAAACCTACGCGTGGGATTGCTGGGGCCGCAACGGCACCTGGCGCAGCCTGGATAAAACCCTCGACCAAACCCGCCGCCACGATCAGGAATATAATTTCTCCGGTGTGATCCTGGAATTGAAGACGCTGTCGGACGTGCCCAGGTGGATGCGTAATATGGTCCAGGACCTCAATCTTACCCGGCAGGGCCATTGCAAATTCAGCAACGCGATCTGGGCCGAGTCCATTTTCCGGTCCACCCCGTGGACGCCGGAATACGAAGTGGACTACCTACGCTATTTGTAA
- a CDS encoding TolC family protein: protein MTQEQANPQHNFSRATRPAWPLNKLGVAGALLLAGCATQPATPPSSQSPSPAPQPITFSAAQTNAQLAATPDAPLAPLSVEAAIDRATACSPQIKALRAAVTVAKQRKASATDLQDPEAIVTWGNIDDEFDGAGNQSNLDGEKRFGGRLPIPNPFLIVPRVSARTADFQAALADLHAAQWLVENDVRRLFAEIQYLSQDVDFTVELAHQNGLILDDARAREGQGAATASEIVTAVQHQLQAQHDMDQARYHWQFARRELAALLDLNSTSLQLTTNVPSPAPLPESGLMPGPMQQTAMQYRNDVAALHWRALAAKSDYDEARNVRVPWIKNVSAVHREPASEWWVAIEVNVPLFTWTVNKADTVQLAQSHLAAVNESNIVQVVRHEIRDALEEVEAQRVRQKRNQSEVAPLLAEMRQTLELLKRTPNVMPAQVAGTEAQIVESLRLDLEARWLYQLAQLNLERVVGAPLAVALNADNRKM from the coding sequence ATGACTCAGGAGCAGGCCAATCCTCAACACAATTTTTCCCGCGCCACGAGACCAGCGTGGCCGTTGAATAAACTGGGCGTGGCTGGCGCCCTGTTGCTCGCGGGTTGCGCCACCCAACCGGCAACGCCCCCGTCGTCTCAATCACCCTCGCCCGCACCACAGCCCATTACCTTTTCGGCGGCGCAAACAAATGCTCAACTCGCGGCAACGCCGGATGCGCCGCTCGCTCCCCTATCGGTCGAAGCCGCGATTGACCGCGCGACCGCTTGCAGTCCGCAAATCAAAGCGCTTCGCGCCGCCGTTACTGTGGCGAAACAACGCAAAGCTTCTGCCACAGATCTTCAAGACCCGGAAGCCATCGTTACCTGGGGCAATATTGATGACGAGTTTGACGGCGCAGGAAACCAGTCCAATCTCGACGGCGAAAAACGCTTTGGCGGACGCCTGCCCATTCCCAATCCTTTCCTGATCGTGCCGCGCGTCAGCGCGAGGACCGCCGATTTTCAAGCCGCGCTCGCCGATCTTCACGCCGCCCAATGGCTGGTCGAAAACGACGTGCGCCGTCTGTTTGCCGAGATTCAATATTTGTCCCAGGACGTAGACTTCACAGTGGAACTCGCGCATCAAAACGGCTTGATCCTCGACGATGCCCGCGCGCGCGAAGGCCAGGGCGCGGCCACCGCTTCGGAAATCGTCACCGCCGTGCAGCATCAGCTTCAGGCACAACACGACATGGATCAGGCGCGTTATCATTGGCAATTCGCGCGGCGGGAACTGGCCGCTTTGCTTGACCTGAACTCGACGTCTTTGCAACTCACGACGAATGTCCCTTCACCCGCACCGCTTCCCGAATCCGGCCTTATGCCCGGCCCGATGCAACAGACCGCCATGCAATATCGCAACGATGTCGCCGCGCTGCATTGGCGGGCGCTGGCTGCGAAGTCTGATTATGACGAAGCGCGCAATGTCCGCGTCCCGTGGATTAAGAACGTCAGCGCCGTGCATCGCGAGCCCGCCAGCGAATGGTGGGTGGCGATCGAGGTCAACGTGCCGTTGTTCACTTGGACGGTCAATAAGGCCGACACCGTACAACTTGCCCAGTCTCACTTGGCGGCGGTGAATGAATCCAACATCGTGCAAGTGGTTCGCCACGAAATTCGCGACGCCTTGGAGGAAGTCGAGGCGCAGCGTGTTCGCCAGAAGCGCAATCAAAGTGAAGTCGCACCGCTCCTCGCCGAAATGCGGCAAACTCTCGAACTGCTCAAGCGCACCCCAAACGTGATGCCTGCCCAGGTGGCCGGCACGGAGGCGCAGATCGTTGAGTCGTTGCGCCTCGATTTGGAAGCGCGCTGGCTCTATCAACTTGCGCAATTAAACCTGGAACGTGTCGTCGGAGCCCCTCTAGCTGTGGCGTTAAATGCCGATAATAGAAAGATGTGA